The following proteins come from a genomic window of Saccharicrinis carchari:
- a CDS encoding glycosyltransferase: protein MNILFAYKNWLNPNRGGVGRVADTLARYFVDNGNRVYYLNHEYDKEDNYVFPAKIYTLPDTDFFSDRNLRYYQSLLRKLCIDIIVNHDASNHRSPFWLNTGLYPAKKISFYHTDPLHGLSRDIGYGKLANYILSKLRAVKYRIAMQSLLKHSDKLVVLSGEFKRNLQKNLMLNTSRIVPISNPCVFRKPQPLKAKKKQILFVGRLDWTSKRPDKMLRIWSSLFRQHPDWELLILGDGPDRQKTEKLARELELNNIVFKGFVDPEPYYKQAAVICLTSDYEGFGLAMAEAMQFGVVPVAFNNWTSITDIVIHEENGLVAKSNDGHDFTIKLNRLMSNEKDRMRMALNAIEHVQRFHINVIGPQWMALLNSCLNND, encoded by the coding sequence ATGAATATCCTTTTCGCATATAAAAACTGGTTAAACCCCAATCGTGGAGGAGTGGGCAGGGTGGCCGATACATTGGCCAGATACTTTGTAGATAATGGAAACCGGGTTTATTACTTGAACCACGAATACGATAAAGAAGACAATTATGTGTTCCCGGCAAAAATTTACACGCTCCCCGACACGGATTTTTTTTCTGACCGAAATCTACGATACTATCAAAGTTTGTTGAGAAAATTGTGTATCGATATAATCGTTAACCATGATGCTTCGAACCACCGTTCGCCTTTTTGGCTAAATACCGGACTTTATCCGGCAAAAAAAATATCCTTTTATCATACGGATCCTTTACATGGCCTAAGCCGTGATATAGGCTATGGTAAATTAGCCAATTATATCCTGAGTAAACTCCGTGCCGTTAAATACAGAATAGCCATGCAATCGTTGCTTAAACACAGCGATAAATTGGTTGTATTATCGGGCGAGTTTAAAAGAAACTTGCAAAAGAATCTGATGCTGAATACCTCCAGGATTGTTCCCATCAGTAATCCCTGTGTATTCAGGAAACCCCAACCCCTAAAAGCCAAAAAAAAACAGATTCTTTTTGTGGGTAGGTTGGATTGGACATCGAAAAGGCCCGATAAAATGTTACGTATATGGTCAAGCTTGTTCAGGCAGCACCCCGATTGGGAATTGCTGATCCTTGGAGATGGACCTGATAGGCAGAAAACAGAAAAGTTGGCCCGGGAATTAGAATTGAACAACATCGTTTTTAAAGGTTTTGTAGACCCGGAACCTTATTACAAGCAAGCTGCTGTTATCTGTTTAACATCCGACTATGAGGGCTTTGGTTTGGCCATGGCCGAGGCCATGCAGTTCGGGGTGGTGCCTGTGGCATTTAACAATTGGACATCAATAACCGATATCGTAATACATGAGGAAAACGGATTGGTGGCCAAGTCAAATGATGGGCATGACTTTACTATTAAGTTAAATCGTTTAATGAGTAACGAAAAGGATAGGATGAGGATGGCCTTAAATGCAATAGAGCATGTGCAAAGGTTTCATATTAATGTAATTGGCCCACAATGGATGGCGCTGCTAAATTCCTGTTTAAACAATGACTAA
- a CDS encoding EpsG family protein: MNTLYLDKYIYGNPVSSKYYLVLFVLWPFLAFLVALADYSHKEAKKVVYVFLIYYGATTVVDVGYYIDAVGYALLLKEKSILPFSDFFKIFSNLYSNSDSMDVLEPVLSFLVSRITTDHRMLFAIFAATFGFFYLKSINLLHRRYLKSPNLDALIFMGFFSLLLPVMAISGFRMWTAMWIFLYAAYHVVTKRDMRYFILAFSAVLVHWSFVSVCGILVVYFFARNRDIIYIPLAIVSFIVPYLIAPFLTVISLRMGGVFQERYDMYSNEAYASGVQDQLQEAAWFMQIGNDLVMYFLLFAIIIIKFRFGDMMKGKTESNLFSFNLLLLTFVNVGKTVPSLGGRFQMLFFLFATMYVFLFFVKKPPGKTISYLTLVGLFPMLLNTLIVIRQGSDTINAWIFAPGLGIPFFMQDINLASVLF; this comes from the coding sequence ATGAATACACTCTATTTAGATAAATACATATATGGCAATCCGGTAAGCAGTAAATACTATCTGGTTTTATTTGTGCTCTGGCCCTTCTTGGCGTTTTTGGTGGCCTTGGCCGATTATAGCCATAAAGAGGCCAAAAAGGTTGTTTATGTATTTCTTATCTACTATGGTGCCACCACGGTGGTGGATGTGGGTTATTATATCGATGCGGTGGGATATGCGCTCCTGCTTAAGGAAAAAAGTATTTTACCTTTTTCTGATTTTTTTAAAATATTTAGCAATTTATATTCTAATAGCGACTCCATGGATGTTTTGGAGCCTGTGCTGTCGTTCCTGGTATCACGTATCACCACCGACCACCGCATGTTGTTTGCTATATTTGCAGCTACATTTGGTTTTTTCTATCTAAAAAGCATCAATTTGCTCCACCGCAGGTACCTGAAAAGTCCCAATTTGGATGCGCTGATATTTATGGGATTTTTCAGCTTGTTGTTGCCCGTAATGGCCATATCGGGCTTTAGGATGTGGACTGCCATGTGGATTTTTCTCTATGCTGCCTATCATGTGGTTACAAAACGCGATATGCGATATTTTATACTGGCGTTTAGCGCTGTTTTAGTGCATTGGAGTTTTGTTTCGGTATGCGGTATTTTGGTTGTTTATTTCTTTGCGCGTAATCGCGATATTATTTATATACCCTTGGCTATAGTTTCGTTTATAGTTCCTTACTTGATTGCTCCTTTTTTAACGGTTATCTCGCTTAGGATGGGGGGCGTATTTCAGGAACGATACGATATGTATTCCAACGAAGCATATGCCAGTGGTGTACAGGATCAATTGCAGGAGGCTGCCTGGTTTATGCAAATAGGTAACGATTTGGTAATGTATTTTCTGTTGTTTGCCATCATAATCATAAAGTTCAGGTTCGGCGATATGATGAAAGGTAAAACCGAAAGTAACCTTTTTAGTTTTAATCTGCTGCTATTGACCTTTGTTAATGTGGGAAAAACGGTTCCCTCATTGGGGGGGCGCTTTCAGATGCTTTTTTTCTTATTTGCCACCATGTACGTGTTTTTGTTTTTTGTGAAAAAACCACCCGGCAAAACCATCAGCTACCTTACATTGGTAGGCTTGTTTCCCATGCTTTTAAATACATTAATTGTAATACGGCAAGGTTCTGATACCATCAACGCATGGATATTTGCGCCCGGCTTGGGAATACCCTTTTTTATGCAAGATATAAATCTGGCCAGTGTACTGTTTTAA
- a CDS encoding glycosyltransferase — protein MLVSVVVVTYNSSAFVVETLDSIANQSWGEIELIITDDCSLDDTVSICKKWLTRNGHVFTRTEMVEADKNTGVPANVNRGLAKVTGQWACFPAGDDSLKPDCIKLNMEWIASNPEVKVLLSKVDVFQDVFCNDNFLNRIPGKPFSPKSIMAPSRNVESQYRMLLVSDRIHYTPSLFIHTQTLRSVGGFDEEYTLLEDYPLWLNLTKNGIRLHFMDKATVNYRKHKKAINNNEKKNLINPNFFKNESFRRAYTYPNLPLDVRWSQRYIWFVSNLFKLRLFRANTNFNSSLHYILITYLNPFKYYITIKKSLFPQLKKREFYEE, from the coding sequence ATGCTTGTATCGGTTGTTGTTGTAACCTATAATTCGTCGGCCTTTGTGGTTGAAACACTGGATAGTATTGCCAATCAATCATGGGGCGAAATTGAACTAATCATTACGGATGATTGCTCGTTGGATGATACGGTCTCAATTTGTAAAAAATGGCTCACCAGGAATGGGCATGTTTTTACAAGAACCGAGATGGTAGAGGCAGATAAAAATACAGGTGTGCCTGCTAATGTAAATCGTGGGTTGGCAAAAGTAACAGGCCAGTGGGCTTGTTTTCCGGCGGGCGATGATTCACTTAAACCCGATTGTATCAAGCTAAATATGGAGTGGATAGCATCAAATCCGGAGGTAAAAGTGCTACTTTCGAAGGTGGATGTGTTTCAGGATGTTTTTTGCAATGATAATTTTTTAAATAGAATTCCAGGTAAGCCGTTCAGCCCTAAAAGTATAATGGCACCATCGCGTAATGTTGAGTCACAATATCGCATGTTACTGGTTAGTGACAGGATTCATTATACCCCTTCCTTATTTATTCATACCCAAACGCTGCGTTCGGTAGGTGGCTTCGACGAGGAATATACCTTACTCGAGGATTATCCCTTATGGCTAAACTTAACCAAAAACGGAATCCGGCTTCACTTTATGGATAAAGCAACGGTAAACTATCGTAAGCATAAAAAGGCGATTAACAACAACGAAAAAAAGAACCTTATCAATCCAAACTTTTTTAAAAACGAATCCTTTCGTAGAGCCTATACTTATCCCAATCTGCCCTTGGATGTAAGGTGGAGTCAGCGTTATATTTGGTTTGTTTCTAATTTATTTAAATTGAGGCTGTTCAGGGCCAATACAAATTTTAACAGTAGTCTGCATTATATTTTGATTACCTACCTGAACCCGTTTAAATATTATATAACAATAAAAAAGAGCTTATTTCCTCAGCTTAAAAAACGTGAGTTTTATGAAGAATAG
- a CDS encoding four helix bundle protein: protein MVKNYVHPYLGILFMNHANSFRDLVVYQKAYSLVTQIFYKTMKFPLEEKYSLTDQIRRSSRSITSNIAEAWSREKYLKVFVNKLTIALGEEYETEVWLDYSRDCKYITDELHDQLMSGYDEVRKILISISNNPDKWCL, encoded by the coding sequence ATGGTTAAAAATTACGTCCACCCATATTTAGGTATTTTATTTATGAATCACGCAAATAGTTTTAGAGATTTGGTTGTGTACCAAAAGGCTTATTCTTTGGTAACGCAGATTTTTTACAAAACCATGAAGTTTCCTCTTGAAGAAAAGTATTCGTTAACGGATCAGATTAGGCGATCATCCCGGTCTATAACCTCAAATATAGCTGAAGCATGGTCAAGAGAAAAGTATTTGAAAGTATTTGTTAACAAATTGACTATTGCATTGGGAGAAGAATATGAAACGGAAGTGTGGCTTGATTATTCCCGTGATTGCAAATATATTACGGATGAATTACATGATCAGTTGATGTCAGGATATGACGAAGTAAGAAAAATACTTATATCCATATCTAACAATCCTGATAAGTGGTGCTTGTGA
- a CDS encoding glycosyltransferase family protein: MTKKKKILLVSNGFYPEISPRSYRVTELAKEYCRQGHEVTVITKYRNHNYSKFLNQHPIRLKMWGKSLKPVPSFSNRLGALFSSILTRLLLMFFEYPAIGDMFSVKKMLKYEEGYDLLISFAVPHPVHWGVAWSRSSTHPIAPTWVADCGDPYMGDVLDTYRKLFYFGYFEKWFGRKVDYIAIPIASAINAYYPEFKNKIRIISQGFQFDLKRNNNKCPNNPMPTFAYAGGFIAGVRDPQPLLQFLSTLDKPFKFLVYTNSHDMLNGYKEKLKGKLVVSGYIPRDELMEILPGMDFLVNFDNNTQLNSPSKLIDYAIVNRPVLNIGRDFKQQSILNFIKGDYTDAMPLPNPEEFHISHVSKQFIDLLKD; encoded by the coding sequence ATGACTAAGAAAAAGAAAATATTATTGGTGTCCAATGGGTTTTACCCGGAGATATCGCCACGTAGTTATAGGGTTACAGAGCTGGCCAAAGAGTATTGCCGGCAAGGCCATGAGGTGACTGTTATCACTAAGTACCGTAATCACAACTACAGTAAATTTTTAAACCAACACCCAATCAGGCTGAAAATGTGGGGCAAATCGTTAAAGCCCGTGCCTTCATTTTCAAATAGGCTGGGGGCTTTATTCAGCAGTATTCTAACACGTTTACTGTTAATGTTTTTTGAGTATCCCGCCATCGGGGATATGTTTAGTGTGAAAAAAATGCTAAAGTACGAAGAGGGATACGATCTGCTCATTTCCTTTGCCGTTCCACACCCGGTACATTGGGGTGTGGCCTGGTCACGTTCATCAACACATCCCATAGCGCCCACCTGGGTGGCCGATTGTGGCGACCCATATATGGGTGATGTGTTAGACACCTATCGGAAACTGTTTTATTTTGGCTATTTTGAGAAATGGTTTGGCAGAAAGGTAGATTATATTGCTATTCCTATCGCCTCGGCCATCAATGCCTATTACCCTGAGTTTAAAAATAAAATCAGAATCATTTCACAAGGCTTTCAATTCGATTTAAAAAGAAATAACAACAAATGCCCCAACAATCCCATGCCTACCTTTGCCTATGCAGGTGGTTTTATAGCAGGCGTGCGCGATCCACAACCGTTGCTTCAATTTTTAAGTACGCTGGATAAACCATTTAAATTTTTAGTTTATACCAATTCACACGACATGTTGAATGGATATAAAGAAAAGCTGAAAGGAAAACTCGTTGTTTCGGGATATATACCACGTGATGAGTTGATGGAAATACTGCCGGGGATGGATTTCCTGGTCAATTTCGATAACAACACCCAGCTTAATTCACCTAGTAAACTAATTGATTATGCCATCGTAAACCGTCCGGTTTTAAACATAGGCCGCGATTTCAAGCAACAAAGTATCTTAAACTTTATAAAAGGCGATTACACCGATGCCATGCCTTTGCCCAACCCGGAGGAGTTTCACATCAGCCATGTGTCAAAACAATTTATTGATCTGTTAAAAGATTGA
- a CDS encoding CapA family protein, translating to MNKEKTTPINILITGDFAPINRVEELSVKGNFQSVFNDFIDVFKNNDLNVVDLECPLTHANTTRPKTGPYQKAHPDTIGALRYADVSLLAMANNHIMDYGEQGVKDTLALCQQNGMATIGIGSSHDEAAKPYVLEQYGKKIALINYADNEFLSTPNGNYTCNPIDPVNSYYDIDQAARHNDFVIVIVHAGNEFYRLPSPRTKKLYRYLADQGADAIIAHHTHVFSGYEIYKGKPIFYGLGNFVYDWPGKIHSDWNRGYVVRLSFTDTLAYKIIPLKQSNTEPGVHHLTDDEKGVFDADIRTLNNIIANDNQLEAEFKKYCQSVFPMYDAFIEPNFGRYITALQKRGWLPKLLSRQKRLFHLNLSRCESHRDVLLRLLKKYE from the coding sequence ATGAATAAAGAAAAAACAACTCCCATCAACATCCTCATCACCGGCGACTTTGCCCCAATCAATCGGGTGGAAGAGTTGTCCGTTAAAGGAAACTTTCAGTCGGTGTTTAATGATTTTATCGACGTATTTAAAAATAACGATTTAAACGTGGTGGATTTGGAATGCCCTTTAACCCATGCCAATACCACCCGTCCTAAAACAGGGCCCTATCAAAAAGCCCATCCCGATACCATCGGAGCATTGCGTTACGCCGATGTTTCGTTGCTGGCTATGGCCAACAACCACATTATGGATTATGGCGAGCAAGGGGTTAAGGATACTTTGGCACTGTGCCAACAAAATGGAATGGCTACTATCGGTATCGGTTCTTCACACGATGAAGCAGCCAAGCCCTATGTGCTGGAGCAATACGGAAAGAAGATTGCGCTAATCAATTATGCCGATAACGAGTTCCTGTCCACCCCCAATGGTAATTACACCTGTAACCCTATCGACCCTGTAAACAGTTATTACGATATTGACCAGGCAGCGCGCCATAATGATTTTGTAATTGTAATTGTGCATGCCGGAAACGAATTCTATCGTTTGCCCTCACCACGTACTAAAAAGCTATACCGTTATTTGGCCGATCAGGGAGCGGATGCTATAATAGCGCACCATACCCATGTATTTTCGGGTTATGAGATATATAAAGGCAAACCTATTTTTTATGGCCTGGGTAATTTTGTGTACGATTGGCCCGGAAAAATTCATTCCGACTGGAACCGGGGCTATGTGGTCCGGCTTTCCTTTACCGATACATTAGCGTATAAAATAATCCCCTTGAAGCAAAGCAATACCGAGCCCGGAGTTCATCATCTAACAGATGATGAAAAAGGTGTTTTCGACGCCGACATCCGGACTTTGAATAACATTATTGCAAACGATAATCAATTGGAAGCAGAATTTAAAAAGTATTGCCAATCTGTATTCCCGATGTACGATGCTTTTATTGAGCCCAATTTTGGAAGGTATATAACCGCTCTGCAAAAAAGGGGCTGGTTGCCCAAGCTATTGTCGCGGCAAAAACGGCTGTTCCACCTCAATCTATCGCGTTGCGAATCGCATAGAGACGTTTTGTTGCGCTTGCTCAAAAAATACGAATGA
- a CDS encoding glycosyltransferase family 2 protein, translating into MIRLSVILPMYNVAPQLERCIRSLQEQDVPHQDYEIICVNDGSPDNCKQIVLDLQKEFANIVLIDQQNQGVSMARNNGMDKARGKYLLFVDPDDYVDENSFARILNHAEENKVEVSFMGYTILNQDGTVRHKVFNEHLSNKVYNGTEAYHLARPDGTPDPDRIWAILFLREFIDGHKLRFKPDIPYLEDGEFLVRIMYFAQKCVFHGSSFLQRTSRPGSATHSNLFNSNRALKGFIIAACNLNSFKVDQKSKGKEVEFLNQSIVKFVTLAFTSTVAIFRFAKPFKAWRLLRVNGFGKLDLKGCNKFYYRLGYLYNISPFLLYVYLCLLTLQPQGKKILAKVMM; encoded by the coding sequence ATGATACGTCTTTCAGTAATACTACCCATGTACAACGTTGCACCTCAACTGGAAAGGTGCATACGTAGCCTCCAAGAGCAGGATGTTCCACATCAGGATTACGAAATCATTTGTGTGAATGACGGATCCCCGGATAACTGTAAGCAAATAGTTCTTGACTTACAAAAAGAGTTTGCCAATATTGTTTTGATCGACCAGCAGAATCAAGGCGTTTCCATGGCCCGAAATAATGGTATGGACAAAGCCAGGGGCAAATACTTGCTTTTTGTAGATCCGGATGATTACGTGGATGAAAACAGTTTTGCACGCATACTAAATCATGCCGAAGAAAATAAGGTAGAGGTTTCTTTTATGGGTTATACTATCTTAAACCAAGATGGTACAGTGCGCCACAAGGTGTTTAATGAGCATCTGTCAAATAAAGTATATAACGGTACTGAGGCGTATCATTTGGCACGGCCGGATGGAACTCCTGATCCGGATCGTATTTGGGCTATTTTATTTTTGCGGGAGTTTATTGATGGGCATAAATTGAGGTTTAAGCCAGATATTCCTTACCTGGAAGACGGTGAGTTTTTGGTGCGAATTATGTATTTTGCTCAAAAATGTGTGTTCCACGGATCTTCCTTTTTGCAACGCACTTCCCGACCAGGATCCGCTACGCACTCCAACCTGTTTAATTCAAACCGGGCACTCAAAGGTTTTATTATTGCTGCATGCAACCTCAATAGTTTTAAAGTAGATCAAAAATCAAAGGGGAAGGAGGTAGAGTTTTTAAACCAGTCTATTGTTAAGTTTGTTACCCTGGCGTTTACTTCAACAGTAGCCATTTTTAGATTTGCAAAACCATTTAAGGCATGGCGCCTGTTAAGGGTCAATGGATTTGGTAAACTTGACCTCAAGGGGTGTAATAAATTCTATTATCGTTTGGGTTATTTATATAATATATCCCCCTTTCTTCTTTATGTTTATCTGTGCTTGCTTACACTGCAACCACAAGGCAAAAAAATTTTGGCAAAGGTTATGATGTGA
- the asnB gene encoding asparagine synthase (glutamine-hydrolyzing), with amino-acid sequence MCGITGYINASSKPITDTSRIISMLKVQRHRGPDDSGIRAFNLKAGSSQALNSHSIEDIDGNFNGVLGFNRLSILDLSAMGHQPMLSPGGKVALAFNGEIYNAFDYKKELEEWGYQFKSTSDTEVVLALYLKYGLHEMLNRLNGMFAIVIVDLKKRSLYVARDRFGIKPMYYVSNKNVFAFSSELKCFKYINDFSFGLNPAKLDEYLLFRNNINDTLFSDIKSLKPGHFITYTHAGELNVEQFFNVNQYHRQHIHEISRKQVQQKLELCLGNSVQSQLMSDVKLGCQLSGGVDSSLVTWLANKQSKNGNFESVSIVFDDERFSEEKYIDQVSQTLGITAHKFLLDSEYYLDHFEHATWHLEAPLNHPNTIGIYKLSQRAKEYVTVLLSGEGADEVFGGYERFYDIKYPYGGLNILRQIKNNVKQPSEILDYFNEANRAIMSTAFMQPALAKMLCPQFNKRKAAYDRISLYNGLTGTRFDRQVKYEMQSYLPDLLIRQDKMSMAHSIENRVPFLDNEVVSRSFSIPEKFLLSRKNGNGTNTEKYLLKQMTAEVFGHHFAFRDKMGFGIPLREFFLKDRFNQYLNDKVLPGLKGRGVFDGKLVNNWVGNIKGLSPRELEALWVVIAFEAWASVYLDGKYKMPV; translated from the coding sequence ATGTGTGGAATCACAGGATATATAAATGCCAGCTCAAAGCCAATTACCGATACCTCCAGGATTATTTCGATGCTAAAGGTGCAAAGACACCGCGGCCCCGACGATTCCGGCATCAGAGCCTTTAATTTAAAGGCAGGCAGCTCCCAAGCTTTAAACAGCCACTCGATAGAAGATATAGATGGCAATTTTAACGGCGTGTTGGGTTTTAACCGTTTAAGCATCCTCGATTTATCGGCCATGGGACATCAGCCGATGCTTAGCCCCGGTGGTAAAGTGGCGCTGGCCTTTAACGGCGAAATTTACAATGCCTTTGATTATAAAAAAGAGCTTGAGGAGTGGGGATATCAATTTAAGAGCACTTCTGATACAGAGGTAGTACTGGCGCTTTACCTAAAATATGGTCTGCATGAAATGCTTAACAGGCTCAATGGTATGTTTGCCATTGTAATAGTCGATTTAAAAAAACGAAGCTTATATGTAGCCCGTGATCGCTTTGGTATAAAACCCATGTATTATGTATCTAACAAAAATGTTTTTGCTTTTTCATCTGAATTAAAATGTTTTAAATATATAAATGACTTTTCGTTTGGTTTAAACCCTGCTAAACTGGATGAATATTTGCTATTCCGAAATAATATTAACGACACCCTTTTTAGCGACATTAAATCTTTAAAGCCCGGCCATTTCATTACCTATACACATGCAGGGGAACTTAATGTAGAGCAATTTTTTAATGTGAACCAATATCACAGGCAACACATACACGAAATAAGCCGAAAGCAAGTACAACAAAAGTTGGAGTTGTGCTTAGGGAATAGCGTACAGAGCCAATTGATGAGCGATGTAAAGCTGGGGTGTCAGCTTTCCGGGGGTGTCGATTCTTCTCTAGTGACCTGGCTGGCCAACAAACAAAGCAAAAACGGCAACTTTGAATCTGTTTCCATTGTTTTCGATGATGAGCGGTTTTCAGAGGAAAAATATATCGACCAGGTGAGTCAAACCCTGGGTATAACCGCACATAAGTTCTTGTTAGATTCGGAGTATTATCTGGATCATTTTGAGCATGCTACCTGGCATCTGGAAGCCCCGCTCAACCATCCCAACACCATTGGAATTTATAAATTGTCGCAGCGGGCTAAAGAGTATGTTACTGTTTTGCTTAGCGGTGAGGGTGCCGATGAGGTGTTTGGGGGGTACGAAAGGTTTTATGATATCAAATATCCATATGGCGGATTAAATATTTTGCGACAGATAAAAAACAATGTAAAGCAACCCTCAGAGATACTCGATTATTTTAATGAAGCTAACCGGGCCATAATGTCAACCGCTTTTATGCAACCTGCCCTGGCAAAAATGCTCTGCCCGCAATTTAACAAACGCAAAGCGGCGTACGATCGTATATCTTTGTACAATGGCTTAACGGGTACTCGTTTCGATCGTCAGGTAAAATATGAGATGCAATCGTATCTGCCGGACTTGTTGATACGCCAGGATAAGATGTCCATGGCGCATTCCATCGAAAACAGGGTGCCCTTTCTGGATAATGAAGTGGTGAGCCGTTCGTTCTCTATCCCGGAGAAATTTTTACTTAGCCGTAAAAATGGCAATGGTACCAACACCGAGAAATACCTGCTGAAACAGATGACCGCCGAGGTTTTCGGCCATCATTTTGCTTTCCGCGATAAAATGGGTTTTGGAATCCCCTTGCGCGAATTCTTTTTAAAAGATAGGTTTAACCAATACCTGAACGATAAAGTATTGCCCGGCTTAAAAGGAAGAGGAGTATTCGATGGTAAACTGGTAAATAACTGGGTGGGTAATATCAAAGGTTTAAGTCCCCGGGAGCTCGAAGCATTGTGGGTTGTCATCGCTTTTGAAGCCTGGGCATCGGTTTATTTAGACGGAAAATATAAAATGCCGGTATAG
- a CDS encoding ATP-grasp domain-containing protein: MKIAIHSAKGSFSDRWIPYCEKNNIPYKLVNCFSTDIMQQLNDCDALMWHFNHKGARESKFAKQLLFAVQHAGKAVFPNYNTAWHFDDKVAQKYLLEGIDAPLAPAYVFYTKQEALDWATQTEYPKVFKLRNGAGSDNVKLVRSLSQARQLILKSFNRGFKQYDAWGNLKERVRLFKAGKTTFWDVSKGIGRFFYTTQYARVTGNEMGYVYFQEFIPQNDSDIRVCVVGDKAFAIKRMVRENDFRASGSGTILYDKKYFDDETIKVAFEVSEKLNDQCMAYDFVYKDGKALIVEISYGFAKEGYDDCVGYWEKDMTWHPGKFNPYGWMVEDIKNQMNLRNGSV, translated from the coding sequence ATGAAAATAGCTATACATAGTGCCAAAGGATCATTTAGTGACCGTTGGATACCTTATTGCGAAAAAAATAATATCCCATACAAGTTGGTGAATTGTTTTAGCACGGATATCATGCAGCAGTTAAATGATTGCGATGCCCTGATGTGGCATTTCAACCATAAGGGCGCCAGAGAGAGCAAGTTTGCAAAGCAACTGTTGTTTGCGGTACAGCATGCCGGTAAAGCGGTATTCCCCAATTACAATACAGCTTGGCATTTTGACGATAAAGTGGCACAGAAGTACTTGTTGGAGGGCATAGATGCGCCATTGGCTCCTGCATATGTGTTTTATACTAAACAGGAGGCATTAGATTGGGCCACGCAAACGGAGTATCCCAAAGTATTTAAACTGCGTAATGGTGCCGGATCGGATAATGTGAAGCTGGTGCGTTCGTTATCACAAGCCAGGCAGCTTATCCTTAAATCGTTTAACAGAGGTTTTAAACAGTACGATGCATGGGGTAACCTGAAGGAACGCGTAAGGTTATTTAAAGCCGGTAAAACTACTTTTTGGGACGTGAGCAAAGGTATTGGACGTTTTTTTTACACCACCCAATATGCCAGGGTTACAGGTAATGAAATGGGCTATGTGTATTTTCAGGAATTTATACCGCAAAACGATTCCGACATCAGGGTTTGCGTGGTGGGCGATAAAGCCTTTGCCATAAAAAGAATGGTGCGCGAAAATGATTTCAGGGCCTCGGGCAGCGGAACCATACTTTACGACAAAAAATATTTCGACGACGAAACCATAAAGGTGGCCTTTGAGGTATCCGAAAAGTTAAATGATCAATGTATGGCCTACGACTTTGTTTATAAAGACGGCAAAGCTTTGATAGTAGAAATTAGCTATGGATTTGCCAAAGAAGGTTACGATGATTGTGTGGGGTATTGGGAAAAGGACATGACTTGGCATCCCGGTAAGTTTAACCCCTACGGATGGATGGTGGAGGATATAAAGAACCAAATGAACCTCCGGAACGGGTCTGTGTAA